A genomic region of Caenorhabditis elegans chromosome V contains the following coding sequences:
- the ocr-1 gene encoding Ion transport domain-containing protein (Confirmed by transcript evidence), with protein MGTKNSKIADGAAQVEQTMARTMSENKVIYKMVDMHGGGILIKLARKCKELNSFVLLDAYLDQEVRKYMYNGGKGKLMPVAELVKARNKERNAKLGAFSRKKGKGKSGPNILDEFDQGQAEMAGDLKKALKLLDGGGKGGKSESKYREMVWSVDERGSMGENLLAICLLQGSALHNLIARRLINFFPKLINDICVSEEYYGLSPLHLAIVNQDAQFTSLLLRLGADLNQRCYGAFFCADDQKASRTDSLEHEFVELTKNTNYTGSMYFGEYPLSFAICMGQHDLFRMLLAKKANLSAQDTNGNTALHLCVIHDKMDMLDAVLEAGGNIRLANKQNLTALTLAARLAKKTMFNKILQLECEKVWTYGSSQCVAYPLTKIDTIDETTGEMNDTSALSLVVYGESIQHLELMDGLIEQILDEKWKAYGRALWLRSLLGFIFFYCCFVCAYMLRPSSATTEHLTRGRINDDGETESTNSTNYLQWHAIDTQCHLMYYSAWPWYHGWFRLGCEIMTIIVMLFQILLDFGDIRRIGFQKWFNFLKAFPAKLMFKGAFLFIIISIPCRLACSFHEFFLTIDNTMAIISILLVTQHFLYYMRAIPFVGPFVLMVYTIIATDLVRFAMIYSIFLVGFSQSFYLIFTSCERDSTAIKKIDPMGSEFNNIMENPVDALLRTFIMTIGEFSVLYREMSACDNFWMKWIGKLIFVIFETFVSILQFNLLIAMMTRTYETIFLTRKEWKRQWAQVILMLEMGLSPASRKMHLLRYTRPTGINKRVRSYVVVSKGEGERTEKNELAAREAKEEQKREERRQLLKKKQREHEVKAKALAMMSAKLHIEVKKRRILRQQTVDANSKM; from the exons ATGGgtactaaaaattcaaagattgCCGATGGAGCTGCACAAGTGGAACAGACAATGGCTCGTACCATGTCTGAGAACAAAGTCATTTACAAAATGGTTGACATGCACGGAGGAGGTATTCTTATAAAGCTGGCAAG aaagtgcaAAGAGCTCAATTCATTTGTTCTCCTTGATGCGTATCTTGACCAGGAAGTTCGGAAGTACATGTATAATGGCGGAAAAGGAAAATTAATGCCAGTGGCGGAGCTTGTCAAGGCTAGAAATAAg GAAAGAAATGCAAAGCTTGGAGCATTCTCTCGGAAGAAAGGAAAAGGTAAAAGTGGACCAAATATTTTGGATGAATTCGATCAGGGACAAGCTGAAATGGCTGGAGATCTTAAAAAAG ctttgaaaCTTCTTGACGGTGGCGGAAAAGGTGGAAAATCAGAGTCAAAATATCGAGAAATGGTATGGAGCGTTGATGAAAGAG GTTCAATGGGAGAAAACCTATTGGCTATATGTCTCCTTCAGGGAAGTGCTCTTCACAATTTGATTGCACGGCgattgatcaatttttttcccaaactgATCAATGACATTTGTGTTTCTGAAGAATACTACG gTTTGTCCCCATTACACTTGGCAATTGTAAACCAGGATGCACAATTCACTTCATTACTTCTCCGTCTTGGCGCTGATTTGAATCAGAGATGTTATGGAGCATTCTTTTGTGCAGATGATCAAAAAGCCAGTCGAACTGATAGTTTGGAGCACGAATTTGTAGAGCTCACAAAGAATACAAATTATACTGG aTCAATGTATTTTGGAGAATATCCACTATCATTTGCTATTTGCATGGGACAACATGATCTTTTCCGAATGCTTCTTgccaaaaaagcaaatttaaGTGCTCAGGACACCAACGGGAATACTGCACTGCATTTATGTGTGATTCATGATAAAATGGATATGTTAGATGCCGTTTTGGAAGCTGGTGGAAATATAAGATTAGCcaacaaacaaaatttgacCGCGCTCACTTTGGCCGCAAGATTGGCCAAGAAAACT ATGTTCAACAAAATCTTGCAACTAGAATGTGAAAAAGTGTGGACTTATGGTTCATCACAATGTGTAGCTTATCCTCttacaaaaattgatacaaTTGATGAAACAACTGGAGAAATGAATGATACTAGTGCATTGTCTTTAGTAGTATATGGA GAATCAATTCAACATCTAGAGCTTATGGATGGAttaattgaacaaattttggatgaaaaGTGGAAAGCATATGGAAGAGCTCTTTGGCTCAGATCTCTTCTCGgattcattttcttttattgttgttttgtATGTGCCTACATGCTTCGTCCATCTTCAGCAACTACTGAA CACCTAACTCGTGGACGTATCAATGATGATGGAGAAACTGAATCTACAAACTCAACAAACTACCTACAATGGCATGCAATTGATACACAATGTCATTTAATGTATTATTCTGCATGGCCATGGTATCATGGATGGTTTCGTCTTGGTTGTGAGATTATGACAATTATTGTTATGCTATTCCAAATATTACTTGACTTTGGTGATATTAGACGAAttggatttcaaaaatggttCAACTTTCtg AAAGCATTCCCTGCAAAGCTTATGTTTAAAGGAGCATTTCTTTTTATTATCATTTCAATTCCTTGTAGACTTGCTTGTTCTTTTCATGAGTTTTTCCTAACAATTGACAATACCATGGCAATTATCAGTATACTTCTTGTCACTCAACACTTTTTATATTACATGAG aGCAATTCCATTTGTTGGACCTTTCGTTTTAATGGTTTATACAATAATAGCAACAGATCTTGTCAGATTTGCAATGATTTATTCTATATTTCTAGTTGGTTTCTCTCAAT CTTTTTACTTGATTTTTACTTCTTGTGAACGTGACTCTACTGCaatcaagaaaattgatcCTATGGGTTCGGAGTTCAATAATATTATGGAAAACCCTGTTGATGCTCTTCTTCGTACATTTATCATGACAATTGGAGAGTTTTCTGTTCTTTATCGTGAAATGTCAGCTTGTGATAATTTCTGGATGAAATGGATCGGGAAACTTATATTCGTAATCTTTGAGACATTTGTATCAATTCTCCAATTCAATTTGCTTATTGCCATGATGACTAGAACTtatgaaacaatatttttgacaCGAAAGGAGTGGAAAAGGCAATGGGCTCAAGTCATTCTAATGTTGGAAATGGGATTATCACCTGCAAGTCGGAAGATGCATTTACTTAGATATACAAGACCAACTGGTATCAATAAAAGAGTTAGAAGTTATGTTGTGGTATCTAAAGGAGAAGGTGAAAGAACTGAAAAGAACGAATTAGCTGCGAGAGAAGCAAAAGAAGAACAGAAAAGAGAAGAGAGAAGACAGTTGTTAAAGAAGAAACAAAGa GAACACGAAGTGAAGGCAAAGGCACTGGCAATGATGAGTGCCAAACTCCACATTGAGGTCAAAAAACGAAGAATTCTCAGGCAGCAAACTGTTGATGCAAACTCGAAGATGTGA
- the ocr-1 gene encoding ANK_REP_REGION domain-containing protein (Confirmed by transcript evidence), translated as MMSAKLHIEVKKRRILRQQTVDANSKM; from the coding sequence ATGATGAGTGCCAAACTCCACATTGAGGTCAAAAAACGAAGAATTCTCAGGCAGCAAACTGTTGATGCAAACTCGAAGATGTGA
- the D1054.1 gene encoding PNPLA domain-containing protein (Confirmed by transcript evidence) — MKISTILLKRLNKLEDVSKLALSFSGSGFLGAYNFGAAKRLMQEKKTIGEKVDRFAGASAGSLVAAILALAPEKLDAAIDTLYSMADHVHAQRFGAMTPGYYLNEQLVTIIDDFLPTDIANAQGRLHISITKLKKWENIMINKFDSRDHLISCLLASCYIPMYSMGYKGVPPIINQEECIDGGMTNNLPTFPDVLTITCSPFSSQADICPDDPSTWNIEFGKQIFKASRRNLYRGARALFPPNRFILKQYYEMGISDADIFIKKNL; from the exons ATGAAAATATCGACTATTTTGCTGAAACGACTAAACAAACTAGAAG ATGTTTCAAAGTTGGCATTGTCGTTTAGTGGTTCGGGATTTCTTGGAGCTTACAATTTCGGAGCAGCAAAACGTCTgatgcaagaaaaaaaa ACTATTGGAGAGAAAGTTGATCGATTTGCTGGTGCATCTGCAGGAAGTTTAGTTGCTGCAATTCTTGCTTTGGCTCCTGAAAA ACTTGATGCTGCAATCGACACACTGTATTCAATGGCAGATCACGTTCATGCTCAAAGATTTGGTGCCATGACTCCTGGATATTACTTGAATGAACAACTAGTTACA ATCATAGACGACTTTCTTCCGACTGATATTGCAAATGCTCAGGGAAGATTGCATATTTCCATAACCAAATTGAAA aaATGGGAAAATATAATGATCAACAAATTTGACAGTCGTGATCATTTGATATCATGCCTTCTTGCCAGTTGCTACATTCCAATGTATTCAATGGGATATAAAGGGGTTCCACCAATTATTAATCAAGAG GAATGCATCGATGGTGGAATGACCAACAATTTGCCCACATTTCCAGACGTTTTGACGATAACATGCTCTCCGTTTTCCAGTCAAGCCGATATTTGTCCGGATGATCCTTCAACCTGGAACATTGAATTCGGTAAACAAATATTCAAG gcgAGTAGACGAAATTTGTATCGTGGAGCTCGAGCATTGTTCCCACCAAATaggtttattttgaaacaatattacGAGATGGGTATTAGTGATGCAGATATATTCatcaagaaaaatttataa
- the pas-2 gene encoding Proteasome subunit alpha type-2 (Confirmed by transcript evidence) has protein sequence MGDHYGFSLTTFSPSGKLMQIEYALNAVKNGQPSVGLRAKDGVVLATENVGSVLTDDQPKVEQISKHIGCVYSGMGPDFRILVKKARKIAMEYEMMYGEEMPTIQLVTDIAAVMQEYTQSGGVRPFGASLLIAGWDKNPGRPLLFQCDPSGAYFAWKATALGKNDVNAKTFLEKRFSEALELDDGIHTALLTLRESFDVGMNENNVEVAVCNSTGFHRLTKQQVHDHLGTL, from the exons atgggaGATCACTATGGATTCTCACTCACCACCTTCAG cCCATCGGGAAAATTGATGCAAATCGAATATGCATTGAATGCTGTCAAGAATGGGCAACCATCGGTTGGACTGAGAG ctaaagaCGGAGTCGTTCTTGCGACCGAGAATGTCGGATCTGTTCTCACCGATGACCAGCCAAAGGTAGAACAAATCAGCAAGCATATTGGATGCGTCTACAGTGGAATGGGACCAGACTTCCGTATTTTGGTGAAGAAAGCTCGCAAGATTGCTATGGAATACGAAATGATGTACGGCGAGGAAATGCCAACCATTCAACTTGTCACTGACATCGCGGCCGTAATGCAGGAATATACTCAATCTGG tggTGTTCGTCCGTTTGGAGCATCGCTTCTTATCGCAGGTTGGGACAAAAATCCAGGACGGCCATTGCTCTTCCAATGTGATCCATCTGGAGCTTACTTCGCATGGAAAGCAACAGCACTCGGGAAAAACGACGTCAATGCGAAAACATTCCTCGAGAAGCGCTTCAGCGAGGCCCTCGAGCTCGATGATGGAATTCACACTGCTCTTCTGACACTGAGAGAATCGTTCGATGTTGGCATGAACGAGAACAACGTTGAGGTGGCTGTTTGTAACTCGACCGGATTCCATCGGCTCACCAAGCAACAAGTCCATGATCACCTTGGAACTCTTTAA
- the D1054.3 gene encoding SGS domain-containing protein (Confirmed by transcript evidence) → MSSKPRHDWFQSETDVTLTILKRGVPLDDCSVSLSDNNTLTVKQCDEILFYGQLSGQVKKDDLTVKCTAAKVEVRLPKFARNERWASLLKDGQGVAASVQSVSPNPESAPTTTVKKNWDAIEKQAVKEEEDESLEGDAAVNKMFRKMYNDASDDVRRAMMKSYSESNGTVLSTNWSEIGQKKTECQPPACMEYKEYEK, encoded by the exons ATGTCTTCAAAACCAAG gcatGATTGGTTCCAGAGTGAAACTGATGTCACTTTAACTATCCTAAAACGCGGAGTGCCTCTCGATGATTGCTCTGTTTCTCTATCAGATAACAACACACTGACGGTCAAGCAATGTGATGAGATTCTCTTCTATGGACAATTATCTGGTCAAGTGAAAAAAGATGATCTTACTGTAAAATGCACTGCCGCCAAG GTAGAAGTTCGACTTCCGAAATTCGCTCGCAATGAACGATGGGCTTCTCTGCTGAAAGACGGACAAGGTGTTGCCGCTTCTGTACAGAGTGTATCACCAAATCCAGAAAGTGCACCAACTACTACTGTGAAAAAGAATTGGGATGCTATCGAGAAACAAGCTGTaaaagaagaggaagatgAATCGCTGGAAGGTGATGCCGCTGTAAACAAAATGTTCCGTAAGATGTACAACGACGCTTCGGATGATGTCCGACGTGCCATGATGAAGAGCTATTC tgaatcAAATGGAACCGTCTTGTCTACAAATTGGTCTGAAATTGGTCAAAAGAAAACGGAATGTCAGCCACCAGCATGTATGGAATATAAGGAATATGAAAAGTGA
- the D1054.3 gene encoding SGS domain-containing protein (Confirmed by transcript evidence), with translation MFRKMYNDASDDVRRAMMKSYSESNGTVLSTNWSEIGQKKTECQPPACMEYKEYEK, from the exons ATGTTCCGTAAGATGTACAACGACGCTTCGGATGATGTCCGACGTGCCATGATGAAGAGCTATTC tgaatcAAATGGAACCGTCTTGTCTACAAATTGGTCTGAAATTGGTCAAAAGAAAACGGAATGTCAGCCACCAGCATGTATGGAATATAAGGAATATGAAAAGTGA
- the D1054.5 gene encoding CBS domain-containing protein (Partially confirmed by transcript evidence) — translation MISIMFRSMLKFVKKKASGTNSLQNVEISRPTNLIVSKHKLVRTDTDFILVMEDDKIIGILDKRDLELAVVPTDIAPSLSSISPPSSSVLPTDSQTYLAPDSIRSIGERTPLPLSSPTGVSPSQYKTLPAGFGAKHQSNIPRFQWQSSQNNMTSYGEQGSSYRSTSVEQLFSPPILSANGRNRSESALRPQGSHKYDTISFSPSSNQFPGSSSAQCNVEIRLGDDRTPPPPPNRAPPAPLSFTRCHNTIVHPECSFQLDYTEVQTVSVEDPDLKDMSLEEMRRHAEDIESYIQDQVKQQWSQQKNETEKWIEQIAGKVAKTETMNTIRLEMTNKKRPSLSQAFLPFESDTSSQSTDPTDPEPHNGYEKLYTSRDKAVIKRQGTNESEGDIEDMRF, via the exons ATGATCAGCATTATGTTCAGAAGTATgctgaaatttgtgaaaaagaaaGCTTCTGGGACTAATTCACTGCAAAATGTTGAGATATCGAGACCTACGAATTTGattgtttcaaaacataaaTTGGTTCGAACCGACACAGACTTTATTCTTGTTATGGAAGATGATAA AATTATTGGAATCCTTGATAAAAGGGATCTTGAATTGGCAGTTGTTCCGACTGATATCGCTCCATCTCTATCTTCCATTTCTCCTCCATCATCATCAGTTTTGCCCACTGATTCTCAGACGTACCTGGCACCAGATAGCATTCGATCAATTGGAG AACGTACCCCCCTTCCATTGTCATCACCAACTGGAGTCTCACCGAGTCAATATAAAACATTGCCAGCCGGCTTTGGAGCTAAACACCAATCGAACATTCCACGTTTTCAGTGGCAATCCTCACAGAATAATATGACCAGTTATGGGGAACAAGGCTCAAGCTATCGG TCTACAAGTGTggaacaacttttttcgccTCCGATTCTCTCCGCAAATGGTCGTAATCGTTCTGAATCTGCTCTCCGACCACAGGGAAGTCATAAATATGACACGATATCGTTCTCACCGTCATCGAATCAATTTCCGGGTTCATCTAGTGCACAATGCAATGTCGAGATTCGTTTGGGCGATGATCGTACACCACCTCCACCGCCAAATCGTGCTCCACCAGCACCATTGAGCTTCACGCGATGCCACAACACGATTGTCCATCCAGAATGCTCTTTTCAGCTAGATTACACTGAAGTGCAAACTGTTTCTGTTGAAGATCCGGATTTGAAAGATATGTCTCTTGAAGAGATGAGGAGGCATGCAGAAGACATTGAATCCTATATTCAG GATCAAGTAAAACAACAGTGGAGCCAGCAGAAAAACGAAACGGAGAAATGGATCGAACAAATAGCTGGAAAGGTCGCCAAGACCGAGACAATGAATACCATCAGATTGGAAATGACAAATAAGAAACGTCCATCACTATCACAAGCTTTTCTTCCATTTGAATCAGATACGAGCTCACAATCCACAGATCCAACAGATCCGGAACCACATAATggttatgaaaaattatacacCTCCAGAGACAAAGCAGTTATCAAGCGTCAGGGGACCAACGAATCTGAAGGGGATATCGAGGATATGAGATtttaa
- the D1054.8 gene encoding DeHydrogenases, Short chain (Confirmed by transcript evidence): MTRFAEKVAIITGSSNGIGRATAVLFAREGAKVTITGRHAERLEETRQQILAAGVSEQNVNSVVADVTTDAGQDEILSTTLGKFGKLDILVNNAGAAIPDSQSKTGTAQSIESYDATLNLNLRSVIALTKKAVPHLSSTKGEIVNISSIASGLHATPDFPYYSIAKAAIDQYTRNTAIDLIQHGIRVNSISPGLVATGFGSAMGMPEETSKKFYSTMATMKECVPAGVMGQPQDIAEVIAFLADRKTSSYIIGHQLVVDGGSSLIMGLHCQDFAKLLH; the protein is encoded by the exons ATGACTcgttttgctgaaaaagtcGCTATTATCACTG GTTCTTCCAATGGAATTGGTCGAGCAACTGCTGTTCTCTTTGCACGAGAAGGAGCCAAAGTAACTATCACAGGACGTCATGCAGAAAGACTTGAAGAAACTAGACAACAGATTTTGGCAGCTGGAGTTTCCGAGCAAAATGTGAATTCAGTTGTTGCTGATGTTACTACTGATGCTGGTCAAGATGAGATTCTCAGCACAACTTtgggaaaattcggaaaacttGACATTTTG GTTAACAATGCTGGTGCCGCGATCCCAGACTCCCAAAGTAAAACTGGAACTGCTCAAAGTATTGAAAGCTACGATGCTACTTTGAATCTTAATTTGAGAAGTGTGATTGCACTGACAAAGAAGGCTGTTCCACATTTGTCTTCTACCAAGGGAGAAATTGTCAATATTTCTAGCATTGCTTCTGGACTTCATgct ACACCAGACTTCCCATATTACTCAATTGCAAAAGCAGCCATTGATCAATATACTCGTAATACAGCAATTGATCTTATTCAACACGGGATTCGTGTTAACTCAATTAGTCCAGGACTCGTTGCAACTGGATTTGGTTCAGCAATGGGAATGCCAGAAGAAACATCAAAGAAATTCTATTCGACCATGGCTACGATGAAGGAATGTGTCCCAGCAGGAGTAATGGGACAACCACAGGATATTGCTGAAGTCATTGCTTTTTTGGCCGATAGGAAGACATCATCATACATCATTGGACATCAACTTGTAGTTGATGGTGGAAGTTCTCTTATTATGGGACTTCATTGCCAAGACtttgcaaaacttttacaTTAA